The following are from one region of the Fusarium keratoplasticum isolate Fu6.1 chromosome 4, whole genome shotgun sequence genome:
- a CDS encoding ADF-H domain-containing protein gives MSGLDAPEVAAAYDAVRSDKDETNWLLISYASAVGNKLSLTKTGTGGLSELVKELDDGQVQYGYVRVEYANDKESTRVKFVLVVWIGENTKVMRKARVSIESGDVKRQLAHHSIAVTTGDRGELDEGDIVTRLRKAGGADYNGGRG, from the coding sequence ATGTCTGGCCTCGACGCTCCTGAAGTTGCCGCCGCCTACGATGCCGTGCGATCGGACAAGGATGAGACCAACTGGCTCCTCATCTCGTACGCATCAGCCGTGGGCAACAAGCTGAGCCTTACAAAGACGGGCACGGGCGGTCTGTCCGAGCTGGTGAAGGAGCTGGACGACGGCCAAGTCCAGTACGGCTACGTGCGCGTCGAGTACGCCAACGACAAGGAGAGCACGCGCGTCAAGTTCGTGCTCGTGGTCTGGATCGGCGAGAACACAAAGGTGATGCGCAAGGCTAGGGTCAGCATCGAGAGCGGCGACGTCAAGCGTCAGCTCGCGCACCACAGCATCGCCGTCACCACGGGGGACCGCGGCGAGCTGGACGAGGGGGACATTGTGACGCGGCTGAGGAAGGCTGGCGGTGCTGATTACAACGGAGGACGGGGTTGA
- a CDS encoding Zn(2)-C6 fungal-type domain-containing protein: MSQWAEGKRPLANGTSVSSPGGYMIRTQLGPLWTSLVLQARTMVQDLPCHMPLPEEETSEPFTSLQQARKALDILLAYVVPDSVSRKLERSLRYSKSLNLERRLAEWLQNFDAFLSTQDVEEQESPRVTIMKLWHHIAHMIFIASFSDDEIYFDSFVEDFTNIVNKAGELLSSTATTQFSVDIGTVPLLYYVALKCRHPLVRRRAVSILTAAPRREAVWDSIGASLVVEEVIRVEEEGLGQVCTQFDIPSSSRVCNMDIVTDVEHRRIWVKTLKQGTCIWSEEKVLTW, encoded by the coding sequence ATGTCACAATGGGCGGAGGGTAAACGACCCCTCGCCAATGGAACATCGGTATCATCCCCGGGTGGATATATGATTCGAACCCAACTCGGACCTCTCTGGACAAGCTTGGTGCTTCAGGCCCGAACCATGGTACAGGATTTGCCGTGCCACATGCCGCTACCAGAAGAGGAAACCTCAGAGCCCTTTACAAGTCTCCAACAAGCTAGAAAGGCTCTCGATATTCTCCTGGCTTACGTCGTCCCGGATTCAGTGTCCCGCAAGCTGGAACGTTCACTACGCTACTCCAAGTCCTTGAACCTCGAACGCCGTCTGGCAGAATGGTTGCAAAATTTTGATGCTTTTCTCTCTACCCAGGATGTGGAGGAGCAAGAGAGTCCAAGGGTCACGATCATGAAGCTCTGGCATCACATTGCGCATATGATCTTTATTGCCAGCTTCTCTGATGACGAGATTTACTTTGATTCGTTTGTGGAGGATTTTACAAATATTGTGAACAAGGCGGGTGAGCTTTTGTCttcaacagcaacaacacaGTTCTCTGTCGATATCGGAACGGTTCCGCTCTTGTACTACGTAGCACTCAAATGCCGTCATCCGCTCGTTCGTCGTCGCGCCGTCTCGATATTGACGGCGGCTCCAAGACGAGAGGCAGTTTGGGATAGTATAGGTGCTTCTCTTGTGGTTGAGGAGGTGATCCgtgtggaggaggaggggctgGGGCAGGTTTGTACTCAGTTTGACATTCCAAGTTCGTCTCGAGTCTGCAACATGGATATTGTCACTGATGTAGAACATCGGAGAATATGGGTCAAGACTCTGAAGCAAGGGACTTGTATTTGGAGTGAGGAGAAGGTTTTGACATGGTAA